The DNA region CGGCGAGCGGCACGTTCAGGCGGCCCAGGATGACCTCGAGAAACCGACCCGTGCCCGCAGCGCACTTGTCGTTCATCGAGAAGTCCTGCACGTCCCCTTGCGCGCCCAGGTGGATGACCTTCGTGTCCTGCCCACCGATGTCCACCAGGAGCCCTTGCCGCTTCAGGCGGAAGAAGGCCCCCTTCGCGTGGCAGGTGATCTCGGTGACGGCGCGGGCCGTGGGGACCCGCTTGCGCCCGTAGCCCGTGGCTCCGACGGGAAGCTCGCCCCCCTTCTGCTTCAGGCGCGCCACCACCTCGCGGCTCTGTTCGTCGATGCGCGGGGCGGTCGGCTCGAGCACACACTCGAGCAACGCCCCGTCGTCCCCGAGGAGCACCCCCTTGGTCGTGGTGCTTCCGACGTCGATACCGATGGCTACGGGACGGCTCACGCGAAGCTCTCCAGAAAGGCGGTCAGCCGGTTCTCCGCCGGCTCCTTGGCGTAGGCGCGCGGGTCGGCGTGGTCGGCCTCGAAGAGCAGCACCCGGATCCCGAGCGCCTTCTGCAGCCGATCCTTGAGGTCGATCTGTCCGACGGAGTAGGGCTTGCACGAGCGGTCGCTGTGCAGCACCGCGCCCTCCACCTCGTAGGTCCGGGCGAGGCGCTCCAGCACGGAGAGCCGGTTCTTCAGGTCCTGGTTGAGCAGCACGTGGCTGTAGGCCCGGGCCATGGAGGCCATCGGCTGGCTGGGATCCACCAGCGCGCCTCCTTCGGCCCAGGCGTTCGTGTAGCTCGTGCAGACGAAGTTGAAGCCGCGCTCCGCGAGCAGGGTCGAGAGCTCGCGCAGCCCGTACCAGATCGGCAGGTTGTCCCACATCAGGCGGTGACGTTCGTTCTTGATGCCGCCGATCCCCTTCTTCACGCGATCGTGGAGCTCGTCGCGCAGGAGGCGGTAGTAGGCGTTGCACTCCTTCGTCCCGCGCAGCGCGACGATGGGGCCGATATGCACGAAGCCGTCGAAGCCGGTCCACGGGGCGGGGCGGTTGCGGCTGGCGTCGAGGCACTCCCCCCACAGGGCCGTCCCCTCGCGGGCGAGGTGCATCACCTCCACCAGCTCGGCCAGCGAGACCTGCTTTCTCGACACGCGCGCCGCTTCGGCCAGCAGCTCCTCCATCTGGTCGAGGATGTACTGATGGTGGTGCGGCTTGGCCTTGCCGTAGACGAAGGGCGGGTCGATCAGCACGAGCGGTACGTTGAAGTGCGTCGCGAGCGCCCGGTACCAGTAGAGGAGGGTCTGGCAGATGTTGGTGCAGCAGCAGAGGAGGTCCGGCTTGGGCAAGCGCCCGACGGGGGTCTTCCCCGTGAACGCGCTCCCGAGGTCGCAGCGGGCGTAGCTGCAGAGGTCCGTCGCGTAGCCCTCCGCCTCGGCGGCGCTGGCGAGCTCGGGGACCTGCTTCTGCGCGCTGCAGAGCGCGGCGTGGTTCTCGGGGTAGACGGCGTGGAAGCCGAAGGGGCGGAGGAACTCGACGGGGAAGCCGCTCGTGACCCAGGCCACCGGCACCGCGCCGTCGGCGTAGCGCCCGGCGAGGTAGTGCAGGCTCATCAGCTCCTTCAGCTTGTGCGCCGCCTCGAGGGGCGGGCCGAAGGGGCTGTCCGGGCGCGGCTTCTTCTTGCGTCGCTTGAGCTCTCCTCGGAGCGTGTCGAAGCGCAGGGTGGCGGGCCCCACGACGTGCTTCACGAGCTCGTACTCCAGGCGGCGACGGGTGATCATGCGGCCCTCCGGGTCTGGCCGAGGAGCTCCACGAAGGCTTCGAGCCGCGTGACGAGCTGCCCCGAGATCTCCGGCTCGAGCTCGCCTTCGACGACCAGCACGGGCACCTTCCGGGCGGCGAAGGTGCGCCGGATGGCCGGGATGTCGAAGAGCTCCGGCTCGCAGAACTTGAGGACGTGCACGATCACCCCGCGGGCGCCGCTGCGGTCGAAGAGGTCGGTCAGGTAGCGCAGGCGCGCCGACTGGTCGGCCGACCGCGTGGAGCAGGGGGAGGCGAGGAAGTACTGGCGCGAGAGCTCGGCCAGCGGGTCTCCGGCGGTACCGAGGAGCGCGCGCTGCACGCGGCGACCGACGGCGGCGTAGTCGTCGCCGCAGACGTAGGCCCCGGCGTCGTTCAGCGCCTCGAGGAGCGAGAGCGGCTCGGGGACGTAGCCCGTGATCATCACCGGCACGCCGCTCTGGGCCGCGTCGTCACCGAGCGCGTCGCGCGCGGTGCGGAGCTCGGCGAGGTGCTCCTCGGGCCAGAGGAACTCGCCGCGCCGGAGGAGGCGGTAGAGCTCGGGGTCGGTCATCGGCAGGCGGGTGCGGCCGTCGAGCAGCTCGGCGCGCAGGCGGTCGATCTCGCGGTGCAGCCGGAGAGCCGCCCACAACCGCTCCGGTTCGAGCGAGCGGCCGGCGAAAGCGGCGAGCTCCTCGGCCAGCGACCGGAGCTCCGCCGCGACGAAGGTGCGCGCGCTCGGGCGCGAAGAGCCCTTCGGGTGCTGGAAGGTGAACGCGGGCTTGGTCCAGCCACCCATGTCGGGGGCGACCGTGGCCAGCCCCTGGATCGAATCGCAGGTGTGCGGGAAGAGCACTCCGTCGGCGGCGTCGGCCCCGCCCGCGGCCATGAAGGCCAGGGCGTTGCGCACGATGGAGCAGACGTACGTCTGCACCCGTCCCGCGTCGGGTCCGCGCGGAGGGCCGGGCGGGCCCCAGAGCTCCACGGCCAGGATGTCGAGCGCCGTGAGGAGCTCCTTTGGGTAATGGATCGGCAGGACGGCCAGGGCCTTGCGACCGTGGGCGGACTTCTGGTTGGCGATGTAGGCGTTCCGCATGCGCAGGCAGTGTAGCGCAGCGTCTTCCCGTGTCGATTGATAACGAAGCGGGAGAAGGGCGCCGCGACTGCGAGACCCCGGAGTCTCTCCGGGCCCTGCGCTTACGCCCCGTGTATACTGACCTTGCGTGCGACGTATCAGTCTCGTCCGGCGCGCGGTGCAGGTCCTCTGCTTCGCGTTCGTCGTCTACGGTGGGTTCGCCGTCGGGCAGGTTCTCGAGCTCGGGCGCGGCGAGTTCGTCGACGAGACCGGCTTCTCCGGCAAGTTCGAGCGGGGCAAAGGGGTGCGGCTCGTCGAGCGGGAGAAGGTGCGGGTGGACGCCTACCTCCCGGCGACCTCCTGCACCTACCAGCACAAGGGCTTCTTCGCCGCCTGCAGCCTGGCCTTCGTCTCGGAGCACCTGAGCTGGCTGACCCCCTTTTCGTACCTCGTGCCGCAGCTCCTCCTGCTCCTGAGTCTCATGTTCGTCGGTGGGCGCCTCTGGTGCGGGTGGGTCTGTCCCTTCGGCTTTCTGAGCGATCTCTTGATCGGGCTGCGCAAGCTTGTGGGCCTCGACCACCTCCGCGTCTCGAGGCGCTGGCGCGACGGGCTCGTGGTGACCAAGTACGCGCTGCTCGGGGCGAGCCTCCTGGTCTCGATCCTGGCCGCGGTCCCCGCGCTGGCCGGCTCCCGGCCGGATCTGTTCCTGCCCTTCTGCCAGGTCTGTCTGGGGCGCTACGCCTCGCCGCTCCTCACCGGCGCGCAGGTCTGCTGGACCAACTTCGCGAACCCGATCCAGGCCACGCTCACCGTGCTCGGCCTCTCGGCGCTCGCGCTCTTCTTCCTCGGCTTCTTCGTGCGACGGCTTTACTGCCGCATCTGCCCGATCGGCGGGCTCACCGCGCCTTTCAACCGCTACGGCCTCGTGGGGCTCTTCAAGGTGGCCGAGAAGTGCACGCAGTGCGGAGCCTGCTCGCGGGTCTGCCCGGTGGACAACCTGACCGTCGAGGAGCGGCCCGATACGGGCTCCGTGGCCGCCTGCGAGTGCGTGATGTGCCTGCGCTGCGTCGAGGCCTGCCCCGAGCCGGGCTGCCTCGAGTTCACCTTCGCGGGGCGGAAGGTGGTGAGCTCCTGATGGAGGACTCGCGCCAGGCCGCGTGCGGGAGCTGCGGTCGCTACGGGGGGACGATCGCGCCCTGCCAGGACGACGGCCTCGAGGCGGCCTACCACGCCGCGGTGCTGCGGGCGCTCGACCGGCTCGGCCGGCAACCGGGCAGGCCGCGGGCGCTCGAGC from Deltaproteobacteria bacterium includes:
- a CDS encoding 2-hydroxyglutaryl-CoA dehydratase; the encoded protein is MGIDVGSTTTKGVLLGDDGALLECVLEPTAPRIDEQSREVVARLKQKGGELPVGATGYGRKRVPTARAVTEITCHAKGAFFRLKRQGLLVDIGGQDTKVIHLGAQGDVQDFSMNDKCAAGTGRFLEVILGRLNVPLAEVSAYAARAPRVVSISSTCTVFAESEVVSLIAEGEPVEGIVKGLHASLASRVRAQAGTLSPSAEIFMSGGVALNQAMVAALAQAMGRAITVLPEPQLIGALGAALSVAG
- a CDS encoding 2-hydroxyacyl-CoA dehydratase, which encodes MITRRRLEYELVKHVVGPATLRFDTLRGELKRRKKKPRPDSPFGPPLEAAHKLKELMSLHYLAGRYADGAVPVAWVTSGFPVEFLRPFGFHAVYPENHAALCSAQKQVPELASAAEAEGYATDLCSYARCDLGSAFTGKTPVGRLPKPDLLCCCTNICQTLLYWYRALATHFNVPLVLIDPPFVYGKAKPHHHQYILDQMEELLAEAARVSRKQVSLAELVEVMHLAREGTALWGECLDASRNRPAPWTGFDGFVHIGPIVALRGTKECNAYYRLLRDELHDRVKKGIGGIKNERHRLMWDNLPIWYGLRELSTLLAERGFNFVCTSYTNAWAEGGALVDPSQPMASMARAYSHVLLNQDLKNRLSVLERLARTYEVEGAVLHSDRSCKPYSVGQIDLKDRLQKALGIRVLLFEADHADPRAYAKEPAENRLTAFLESFA
- a CDS encoding 2-hydroxyacyl-CoA dehydratase, translating into MRNAYIANQKSAHGRKALAVLPIHYPKELLTALDILAVELWGPPGPPRGPDAGRVQTYVCSIVRNALAFMAAGGADAADGVLFPHTCDSIQGLATVAPDMGGWTKPAFTFQHPKGSSRPSARTFVAAELRSLAEELAAFAGRSLEPERLWAALRLHREIDRLRAELLDGRTRLPMTDPELYRLLRRGEFLWPEEHLAELRTARDALGDDAAQSGVPVMITGYVPEPLSLLEALNDAGAYVCGDDYAAVGRRVQRALLGTAGDPLAELSRQYFLASPCSTRSADQSARLRYLTDLFDRSGARGVIVHVLKFCEPELFDIPAIRRTFAARKVPVLVVEGELEPEISGQLVTRLEAFVELLGQTRRAA
- a CDS encoding 4Fe-4S binding protein, yielding MRRISLVRRAVQVLCFAFVVYGGFAVGQVLELGRGEFVDETGFSGKFERGKGVRLVEREKVRVDAYLPATSCTYQHKGFFAACSLAFVSEHLSWLTPFSYLVPQLLLLLSLMFVGGRLWCGWVCPFGFLSDLLIGLRKLVGLDHLRVSRRWRDGLVVTKYALLGASLLVSILAAVPALAGSRPDLFLPFCQVCLGRYASPLLTGAQVCWTNFANPIQATLTVLGLSALALFFLGFFVRRLYCRICPIGGLTAPFNRYGLVGLFKVAEKCTQCGACSRVCPVDNLTVEERPDTGSVAACECVMCLRCVEACPEPGCLEFTFAGRKVVSS